In a single window of the Desulfocurvibacter africanus subsp. africanus DSM 2603 genome:
- a CDS encoding ABC transporter permease encodes MLLKILFRNALRHRLRSTLTVIGVAVAILAFGLLRTVVDAWYAGVEASSSTRLVTRNAISLIFPMPLSYYERIRRVENVEIVSYGNWFGAYYKEEKNFFANFAVQAETYLQIYPEFVITEEQKHDFLADRKGALVGAKLAERFGWRVGDTVTLIGTIFPGNWEFTIRALYRGRTRSVDEFQFLFHWDYLNETLKESMPDRADQVGFFFEDVETPEFAAATARAIDSQFKNSMAETLTETEKAFQMGFVAMSEAILMIIQLVSLVVIFIILAVAANTMAMSVRERMREYAVLKTLGFGGLWLATLVLGESMLIAAAGGLLGIALTFPAAAAFREAVGQFFPVFVVTRQTVLLDALAALSVGLLAAAFPLWTALRVRIADGLRRIG; translated from the coding sequence GGCCATCCTGGCTTTCGGGCTTCTGCGCACGGTGGTCGATGCCTGGTACGCGGGCGTGGAGGCTTCCTCCAGCACGAGACTCGTCACGCGCAATGCGATCTCCCTGATATTCCCCATGCCCCTGTCCTACTACGAGCGCATAAGGCGCGTGGAGAACGTGGAGATCGTCTCCTACGGAAACTGGTTCGGCGCGTACTACAAGGAAGAAAAGAATTTCTTCGCCAACTTCGCGGTGCAGGCAGAAACCTATCTGCAAATCTATCCGGAGTTCGTGATTACCGAGGAGCAGAAGCACGACTTCCTGGCCGACCGCAAGGGCGCGCTGGTCGGCGCCAAGCTGGCCGAACGCTTCGGTTGGCGCGTGGGCGACACGGTCACGCTCATCGGCACCATTTTCCCGGGCAATTGGGAGTTTACCATCCGGGCTCTGTACCGGGGCCGGACGCGGAGCGTGGACGAGTTCCAGTTCCTCTTTCATTGGGACTACCTGAACGAAACTCTCAAGGAATCCATGCCCGACCGCGCCGACCAGGTGGGCTTTTTCTTCGAGGACGTGGAGACCCCCGAGTTCGCCGCGGCCACGGCCCGGGCCATCGACTCGCAATTCAAGAATTCCATGGCCGAGACGCTCACCGAGACGGAGAAAGCCTTTCAGATGGGCTTCGTGGCCATGAGCGAAGCCATCCTCATGATCATCCAGCTCGTATCCCTGGTGGTCATATTCATCATTCTGGCCGTGGCGGCGAATACCATGGCCATGAGCGTGCGCGAGCGCATGCGCGAGTACGCGGTGCTCAAGACGCTTGGCTTCGGCGGCCTGTGGCTGGCCACGCTCGTGCTGGGCGAGTCCATGCTCATCGCTGCCGCGGGTGGTCTCCTGGGTATCGCGCTGACCTTCCCGGCAGCGGCGGCCTTTAGGGAAGCCGTGGGCCAGTTTTTCCCCGTGTTCGTGGTCACGCGCCAGACAGTGCTGCTGGACGCCCTGGCGGCCCTGTCCGTGGGCCTGCTCGCGGCGGCGTTTCCGCTATGGACCGCTTTGCGAGTGCGCATCGCCGACGGTTTGCGGAGGATAGGCTAG
- a CDS encoding ABC transporter permease: MRLLLFYSLRNLLARRMTTVLTAGGMALVVFVFAAMLMLAAGLEQTLVDTGSIENAVVLRRSSETEVQSSIERREAAIAEVQPEVALGDDGRPLAARESVVLFTLEKRNGSPANVTIRGIDEPSLALRPQVRLVAGRPLRFGAQEVMVGDKVAGSYASAGLGDSLRLAQRDWRVVGVFDAGNTAFSSEIWGDADQLMQAFRRQAYSVVVLGLRDPAGLDALKARLEADPRLQVEVLREDVYYREQSEMMATFLRILGIALTAIFSTGAVVGAMITMYAAVANRVGEIGTLRALGFGRGIILTAFLLESVFLGLLGGLVGLLAASLLTVIDVSTTNFQTFSELAFSFTLGLDTILQALGFSVFMGFVGGALPAYRAARMEILTALREA, translated from the coding sequence GTGCGGCTGCTGCTTTTTTACAGCCTGCGCAACCTGCTCGCGCGGCGCATGACCACCGTGCTGACCGCCGGCGGCATGGCCCTGGTGGTCTTCGTCTTCGCGGCCATGCTCATGCTCGCCGCGGGCCTGGAGCAAACCCTGGTGGACACGGGTTCAATCGAGAACGCCGTGGTTCTGCGCAGGTCCTCGGAAACCGAGGTGCAGAGCTCCATCGAGCGCAGGGAAGCGGCAATCGCGGAGGTCCAGCCGGAAGTGGCCTTGGGCGACGACGGCAGGCCTTTGGCGGCCCGCGAGTCCGTCGTGCTGTTCACCCTGGAAAAGCGTAACGGCTCGCCGGCCAACGTGACCATCCGCGGCATCGACGAGCCCTCTCTGGCCCTGCGGCCTCAGGTGCGCTTGGTGGCCGGGCGGCCGCTGCGCTTCGGAGCCCAGGAGGTCATGGTCGGCGACAAGGTTGCCGGAAGCTACGCCTCGGCGGGGTTGGGCGACTCGCTGCGCCTCGCCCAGCGCGACTGGCGGGTGGTGGGAGTTTTCGATGCCGGCAACACCGCCTTCTCCTCCGAGATATGGGGCGATGCGGACCAGCTCATGCAGGCCTTTCGTCGTCAGGCTTATTCCGTGGTTGTCCTTGGCCTGCGCGACCCTGCCGGGCTGGACGCGCTCAAGGCCCGGCTGGAGGCCGATCCCAGGCTGCAGGTGGAGGTATTGCGCGAAGATGTCTATTACCGTGAGCAGTCCGAGATGATGGCCACGTTCCTGCGCATCCTGGGCATCGCCCTGACCGCCATCTTCTCCACGGGCGCAGTGGTGGGCGCCATGATCACCATGTACGCGGCCGTGGCCAACAGGGTGGGGGAGATCGGCACTCTGCGCGCCCTGGGCTTCGGCCGGGGCATCATCCTGACCGCCTTCCTGCTGGAGTCGGTCTTTCTGGGATTGCTGGGCGGGCTGGTCGGTTTGCTGGCGGCCTCGCTGCTTACGGTCATTGACGTATCCACCACTAATTTCCAGACCTTTTCGGAGTTGGCCTTTTCCTTCACCTTGGGCCTGGATACGATCCTGCAGGCCTTGGGCTTTTCCGTGTTCATGGGCTTTGTCGGAGGTGCGCTTCCAGCTTACAGGGCCGCGCGCATGGAAATACTGACTGCCTTACGTGAAGCTTGA
- a CDS encoding zinc dependent phospholipase C family protein, with product MIPKILSLLLAFLAAWLLMPGDALAWGPGVHIAIGNGVLGALKLIAPSIAQLLAEHGRSFLYGCVSADIFIGKGSAFKPGHSHNWRTGFDLLRSVRRPELRAYAYGYLTHLAADTVAHNYFVPNLLGTLPLSGRLGHVYLEMQADRRVSWCSDQAMDIFDLPLNAADRSLLLSMERNPLPFKIKKHLYRSSLVFCSQKTLRSSLSFVDNHLACTLGREYLGGMLDLSARVVLDFLRDPEFSPALALDPIGSDNLARAGRFRRRQNILFRHKGFRPVFPVDAGLLKLPAAAGIPCSFPHDQAMFRAVC from the coding sequence ATGATCCCCAAAATCCTCTCTCTTCTTTTGGCTTTCCTGGCCGCATGGTTGCTCATGCCCGGTGATGCCCTGGCATGGGGTCCCGGCGTGCATATCGCCATCGGCAATGGCGTGCTCGGCGCGCTCAAGCTCATCGCCCCCTCCATTGCCCAGCTCCTGGCCGAGCATGGGCGGTCTTTCCTTTACGGCTGCGTGAGCGCGGACATTTTCATCGGCAAAGGCTCCGCCTTCAAGCCGGGCCACAGCCACAACTGGCGGACGGGGTTCGACCTGCTGCGCTCGGTGCGGCGGCCCGAACTCAGGGCCTATGCCTACGGCTACCTTACGCACCTTGCCGCGGACACCGTGGCCCACAATTACTTCGTACCCAATCTCCTGGGCACGCTGCCGCTCAGCGGCCGCCTTGGCCACGTTTATCTTGAAATGCAGGCCGACAGGCGGGTGAGCTGGTGCTCGGACCAGGCCATGGACATTTTCGATCTGCCGCTCAATGCAGCGGACCGCTCGCTGCTTCTGTCCATGGAACGCAATCCTTTGCCTTTCAAGATAAAGAAGCACCTGTACCGCAGCAGCCTCGTCTTCTGCAGCCAAAAGACCTTGCGCAGCTCCCTGAGCTTCGTGGACAACCATCTGGCCTGCACTCTGGGTCGCGAGTATCTGGGCGGCATGCTCGACCTGAGCGCCCGGGTGGTCCTGGACTTCCTGCGCGATCCGGAATTCTCGCCGGCTCTGGCCCTTGACCCCATCGGCAGTGACAACCTGGCGCGCGCGGGCCGCTTCCGGCGAAGGCAGAACATACTCTTCCGGCACAAGGGCTTCAGGCCCGTCTTTCCCGTGGATGCCGGCCTGCTCAAGCTGCCGGCCGCAGCCGGTATTCCCTGCTCATTTCCGCACGACCAGGCGATGTTTCGGGCCGTGTGCTGA
- a CDS encoding PilZ domain-containing protein gives MTDEKRRFHRRKPQHYEYVLFSTEEGQRMLCPLEDLSAGGMRIGCSGEAVARLTPKLPISIDDCPQNLRNVLRRMRGEIVWAMDGSRGVSFYDDLCVTNQELHALLDEPKALPWADWPE, from the coding sequence ATGACTGACGAAAAGAGACGTTTTCATCGCAGAAAACCTCAACATTACGAGTATGTGCTCTTTTCCACCGAGGAAGGGCAGAGGATGCTGTGCCCGTTGGAGGATCTGAGCGCCGGGGGCATGCGCATCGGCTGCTCGGGCGAGGCGGTGGCGAGATTGACCCCGAAGCTGCCGATATCCATTGACGATTGTCCGCAGAATCTGCGAAACGTGCTGCGCCGCATGCGCGGCGAAATTGTCTGGGCCATGGACGGCTCGCGCGGCGTCAGCTTTTACGATGATCTGTGCGTGACCAACCAGGAGCTGCACGCGCTCCTGGACGAGCCAAAGGCGCTGCCCTGGGCCGACTGGCCCGAGTAG